The Vespa velutina chromosome 9, iVesVel2.1, whole genome shotgun sequence nucleotide sequence ccttcttaaatatatttatttacaatattcaaTTTCCGTTTTTAATaccaaatttaatataatttacaagaaAGTGATACTATATACGTTGGAAATAGATGTAATACctgtagaaaaggaaaaattaaattatgataataatgttaataagtACTAAAATTTCCcacattattttaaaagtaaaaaaaataccattgcactttaaaatattacagaagtcttataaatattgaatgcAAAGCATGTTTAAtacacaaataatattttatatagataatttaaattacttttattctagattaaaaaacatatatacattaaatcaTTATGAGAAACATTATTCAAGAATTTATGTACTAATGAAGTAATGTCcacatttaaaaaaacaataaatatgatatttgtataaagaataaaacgtatctacaaaatatgtaattacgtaacagaaatatttatcacgatatattcatttattaaaatttaacgcGAATGtactattttttatacaagtGTTCATTTTGTAACTGCAAATGGTAAAGTATGTAATTACACAAGAGGCAGTAGTAATTACTTGTAATATCAGTTACCAAATACTGTGAAAAAACATAGTTTGGAAAATTTCGAACGACATACAAATAGTTACAGATTAAATTGATTGAggattttgtttctatttcaaaaatgtatatacatttttcttctttcattaacttcctaacaaaaattttcctttttccaatttttaaaaataattctattcttATATAATCATACTGTCTCCACTTGACCCTTTCTACGtggtttaatttctttattttgagGAGAAGTAAACGATGTTTCTTCGGAACGTTTTCTAATTATAGATGAAGATTCACTATTAGTTGAACTACCAGGATTGCaactatctttcttctctaaaCATATATGAGATGCACTTGCTCCATTAGACGTTAAAGATGTTTTACGATTACGCATATCCTCAAGAGGTATTTCTTCGCTACGTGGACGTGGCATTTTTGGAGAACTATCTCTAGATCGTAAACCATTTTCATGAATCTTCtcattagagttattatcaaCACGCTTACAACTAGTTGATGGAAGACCAAGAACAGGTCTAAGAACCTGTTCCCTGCGCATTTGTGCAGCGAATCCTGGAACTTTATTTACCGTAAACATTGGTCTTGATTGATCCTTCTGCCTTTGTCCACGTCCAAGAATacctaaaataattaatattaaaaatattatatgttatatattgcgaataataaaatttaatgatcatATAATGATTTGCTTACGGTCATGTCGCATATTACGTAAAGCATAGTTTGGAGGAGTAGACGAATGAGGTATACTTGTTGGTATATCCAATAATCGAGCAatttgatttatctttttttgtcgtacttttattttaccttTGGTTAACCTATATCATAAAAGAATTTCGTAATACGTTTTTTATGTAGATataaactattttatataataccttTGTTTTGCGGCCATACATCTAATGTGGTCACTGAATATAAATTTAGTTGATAGTAACGGAACTCTATTGCCTGTGCTATTACTCAAAGGCTTGTATATAGTTAAATTCAAACATCTAGAATCGTCCTTGTCACCTGCTACTTCAATATCCTGTAAAAAGGCTACTAATTTTGCTACGCCCCACCCAAGCCTGGTAGTATCAGGTTCAACTAGAATTAATTGTGTTACATCAACGACCAAAAACCAATGGATTTTTTGTCCATCTTTCCATATAACTGTACATGATATTAAGTCACTGTTATCTGTAACAGTTATCAGAATTAAAACATGTTTTATGAatcacaaaaatatattttaattgtttaccAATATTAATGccatatagatatttatcttttttctaattattacataaagcaatcatttattttattttcagataCTACTATTAAAAGATACTAATTTgttcaaagaaaacaaataactTTTACTTAGATCAAGCTTGTTGGTAACTTCTACACATTTATCTGGATTTGTTAAGGGTAACTGTGTTTCTTCTTCCATATTAATAGTGAAAGATAATTcccgaattaaaaaaaatactctAATCGCACGACGCGCTCTTTCCtcctacataaatataattattatacagtataaatatcgaaattgttttatataaattttcaatttaggAGAATACTTACTTCACCACATGGTAATCGTTTGCTAAATTCAATACCAGTCATTGGGGTACCCGTAGGAGGTAACAAAATGTTACTGTCCATCATCAACCATTCGACATTTAAGGGTCTTTTTTGAATTTCGTTATATTCATCCTCAAACATATCCAAGAATATCTCTTCATTCTAATAAAtgttatgaaagaaatttcagTAATTTCATAAATGTAATATGTCCATGTTTGATCACATaccttataaaaatttcttaaaagtgCTGTACTTTGTTCTTTTGCTGCTTCAATTGCTGCTAAATGCGAATCTTTTAGAAGACTTTGTCCTTCTGACAAAACTAACTGTGTCAATAATTTGATTGTTAATTCTAATGTAACAAGTCTCACTTTAGCATCtaacaataaaagaatttctatttattaatatcatagaaATAGATACTTATTTTAATTAGTAATTGTATTTGATTGTATAACTCACTTATTTGACAGCTTAGAGTGATTATGTGAATTAGtctatctattaatatatcattgtaCCAATTCTTTGTTTCTGCATTCTGTGAaggagataaaattaaattcattgtttCACGATTTATAcccttataaataaaattactaaattactacataaaatttatatttattattattattctgtatttatttatccattacCTGATTATTGGCTAGTGCATAAAGTAAGCACAGTCCAAATAATGCAGCATAATCATTTTCTGTACAAAATAAGGAATTCAGTATAGTTTCTAAAAATGGTTTGTTTGATAATAGTTCAAGAGCATTATGTTGTATTTGACTCTGTGTTAATGGGCTTTCTAGTGCCaaacgttctttttcttcatcagtAACATTCAAATGTTTTATGTCTTCTAGTTCTTCAGTCGGAATATTCATATCTAATTGTTCAGAGCTCTTAATAGATGTATCACAGGGCAACACATGAATACGTGATGTGCTAGGTTTATTTAAATCTTGTAATTTTTCATCTATAGTTTCTCCAGTCTCACTTGTAAATtctacattattatcatcatcatcattaagACTTTCTGAAATGGTTAATGATTCACTTAGATTTTCTAAGGATTTTTCTAATGTTTCTTTTGGCTGTGAAAATTCGACTGATTTATTTGATGATATATCGCTAAATGTTTCAATCACTTTTCGTACTCCTATCTGAATCATATTCAAATCAGATTTAAATATCACAGCTgctaaagtatatataagagGTCCGTGAGAAACAATCAAAAATACttgagaaagtaaaaataatgcCACAACCACACtgacatattttctttcatcctaacaattaaaaaattattaatattaaagatctattaatattattgtaagaTATTAT carries:
- the LOC124951464 gene encoding protein CLEC16A homolog isoform X2, producing MKMFRSRSWFGGGLWKPKNPHSLEHLKYLYNVLSKNQTVSENNRGLLVETLRSIAEILIWGDQNDSSVFDFFLEKNMLSFFLRIMKQKCGSYVCVQLLQTLNILFENIRNETSLYYLLSNNHVNSIIVHKFDFSDEEVMAYYISFLKTLSLKLNTHTIHFFYNEHTNDFPLYTEAIKFFNHSEGMVRIAVRTLTLNVYRVEDVSMLAFIRDRTAAPYFSNLVWFIGNHIIELDTCVRNDADHQSQNRLSDLVAEHLDHLHYLNDILCLNIPDLNKVLSEHLLHKLLVPLYVYSLMKQKDLICQNQDERKYVSVVVALFLLSQVFLIVSHGPLIYTLAAVIFKSDLNMIQIGVRKVIETFSDISSNKSVEFSQPKETLEKSLENLSESLTISESLNDDDDNNVEFTSETGETIDEKLQDLNKPSTSRIHVLPCDTSIKSSEQLDMNIPTEELEDIKHLNVTDEEKERLALESPLTQSQIQHNALELLSNKPFLETILNSLFCTENDYAALFGLCLLYALANNQNAETKNWYNDILIDRLIHIITLSCQINAKVRLVTLELTIKLLTQLVLSEGQSLLKDSHLAAIEAAKEQSTALLRNFYKNEEIFLDMFEDEYNEIQKRPLNVEWLMMDSNILLPPTGTPMTGIEFSKRLPCGEEERARRAIRVFFLIRELSFTINMEEETQLPLTNPDKCVEVTNKLDLNNSDLISCTVIWKDGQKIHWFLVVDVTQLILVEPDTTRLGWGVAKLVAFLQDIEVAGDKDDSRCLNLTIYKPLSNSTGNRVPLLSTKFIFSDHIRCMAAKQRLTKGKIKVRQKKINQIARLLDIPTSIPHSSTPPNYALRNMRHDRILGRGQRQKDQSRPMFTVNKVPGFAAQMRREQVLRPVLGLPSTSCKRVDNNSNEKIHENGLRSRDSSPKMPRPRSEEIPLEDMRNRKTSLTSNGASASHICLEKKDSCNPGSSTNSESSSIIRKRSEETSFTSPQNKEIKPRRKGQVETV
- the LOC124951464 gene encoding protein CLEC16A homolog isoform X1, giving the protein MKMFRSRSWFGGGLWKPKNPHSLEHLKYLYNVLSKNQTVSENNRGLLVETLRSIAEILIWGDQNDSSVFDFFLEKNMLSFFLRIMKQKCGSYVCVQLLQTLNILFENIRNETSLYYLLSNNHVNSIIVHKFDFSDEEVMAYYISFLKTLSLKLNTHTIHFFYNEVNEHTNDFPLYTEAIKFFNHSEGMVRIAVRTLTLNVYRVEDVSMLAFIRDRTAAPYFSNLVWFIGNHIIELDTCVRNDADHQSQNRLSDLVAEHLDHLHYLNDILCLNIPDLNKVLSEHLLHKLLVPLYVYSLMKQKDLICQNQDERKYVSVVVALFLLSQVFLIVSHGPLIYTLAAVIFKSDLNMIQIGVRKVIETFSDISSNKSVEFSQPKETLEKSLENLSESLTISESLNDDDDNNVEFTSETGETIDEKLQDLNKPSTSRIHVLPCDTSIKSSEQLDMNIPTEELEDIKHLNVTDEEKERLALESPLTQSQIQHNALELLSNKPFLETILNSLFCTENDYAALFGLCLLYALANNQNAETKNWYNDILIDRLIHIITLSCQINAKVRLVTLELTIKLLTQLVLSEGQSLLKDSHLAAIEAAKEQSTALLRNFYKNEEIFLDMFEDEYNEIQKRPLNVEWLMMDSNILLPPTGTPMTGIEFSKRLPCGEEERARRAIRVFFLIRELSFTINMEEETQLPLTNPDKCVEVTNKLDLNNSDLISCTVIWKDGQKIHWFLVVDVTQLILVEPDTTRLGWGVAKLVAFLQDIEVAGDKDDSRCLNLTIYKPLSNSTGNRVPLLSTKFIFSDHIRCMAAKQRLTKGKIKVRQKKINQIARLLDIPTSIPHSSTPPNYALRNMRHDRILGRGQRQKDQSRPMFTVNKVPGFAAQMRREQVLRPVLGLPSTSCKRVDNNSNEKIHENGLRSRDSSPKMPRPRSEEIPLEDMRNRKTSLTSNGASASHICLEKKDSCNPGSSTNSESSSIIRKRSEETSFTSPQNKEIKPRRKGQVETV
- the LOC124951464 gene encoding protein CLEC16A homolog isoform X3; translated protein: MKMFRSRSWFGGGLWKPKNPHSLEHLKYLYNVLSKNQTVSENNRGLLVETLRSIAEILIWGDQNDSSVFDFFLEKNMLSFFLRIMKQKCGSYVCVQLLQTLNILFENIRNETSLYYLLSNNHVNSIIVHKFDFSDEEVMAYYISFLKTLSLKLNTHTIHFFYNEVNEHTNDFPLYTEAIKFFNHSEGMVRIAVRTLTLNVYRVEDVSMLAFIRDRTAAPYFSNLVWFIGNHIIELDTCVRNDADHQSQNRLSDLVAEHLDHLHYLNDILCLNIPDLNKVLSEHLLHKLLVPLYVYSLMKQKDLICQNQDERKYVSVVVALFLLSQVFLIVSHGPLIYTLAAVIFKSDLNMIQIGVRKVIETFSDISSNKSVEFSQPKETLEKSLENLSESLTISESLNDDDDNNVEFTSETGETIDEKLQDLNKPSTSRIHVLPCDTSIKSSEQLDMNIPTEELEDIKHLNVTDEEKERLALESPLTQSQIQHNALELLSNKPFLETILNSLFCTENDYAALFGLCLLYALANNQNAETKNWYNDILIDRLIHIITLSCQINAKVRLVTLELTIKLLTQLVLSEGQSLLKDSHLAAIEAAKEQSTALLRNFYKNEEIFLDMFEDEYNEIQKRPLNVEWLMMDSNILLPPTGTPMTGIEFSKRLPCGEEERARRAIRVFFLIRELSFTINMEEETQLPLTNPDKCVEVTNKLDLNNSDLISCTVIWKDGQKIHWFLVVDVTQLILVEPDTTRLGWGVAKLVAFLQDIEVAGDKDDSRCLNLTIYKPLSNSTGNRVPLLSTKFIFSDHIRCMAAKQRLTKGKIKVRQKKINQIARLLDIPTSIPHSSTPPNYALRNMRHDRILGRGQRQKDQSRPMFTR